Genomic window (Asticcacaulis excentricus CB 48):
CGCGGAAGGTTTTCGGGCCTTTGGTCAGCAGGGTCTGGGCATCGAGGCGGTAGGGGGAGCCGCCTTCCCACAGGGCCCACAGTTCGTCGCCGACGCGCAGGACCGAGGTATTGGCGGCGTTGACATCGTCATTGCTGGTCACCGGGGCATCGGCGCGGCCCTTCGTGCCAAAACCCGGCATCACAATGGCCTGTTTTTGCTGTTCGACGCGGCGTTTGACCGTATCGACGAAGCGACCCGTGTGGCGCACGCCGTCGGAGCTGAGGTCGTATTTCTGGATCATGCCGTCGCCGTCAAACCAGTGGCCGGTGACGTCGTCGCCATAGCGGAACCACGCCGGACCGTTGCGATAGAGCGTGCCGCTCAGGCCGGCCGGCATCTTTCCGCTCAGGCGGGTGAGGGTGGAGGGAGCATAACCTTCGGCGGGGGCGTTGGCGACGGCCAGACGCCAGTCTTCCGAAAAATTGGCGCTGGCTGCCGCGGCGGCCCAGGAGGTTGGCGCGGCGGCCATCAGGCCTGCGCCGCCCAGCGCGGTCAGGAAGGAACGGCGGGACAGTTCGGTCATCGCAAACCCTCCTTAAAACGCGATGTCTTGCGTGGTGTCGCCTTTGACCTCAAAGACGGCGTCGGCCCACGTCGCCGGACCCATGCGGCCCTTGGCATTGTTGGAGAAGGCGAAGGGTTCGACCGGCATTCCGAAGGGGTTGGTATCCATCTTGCCATTGCCATTGACGTCGTGGAACATTTTCAGGCCGTACTGACCCGGTTCGACGTCAAAGGTGGCTGTGGCCGTGTCAGCGCTGACGGTGACCTGCTGAGCGGCGGCGGGCTTGCCGCCCTTATAGGCCTCTTCACCCTTATAGAGAGCCACCATCAGTGTACCCTTGGGCGTAAGTTTGGAAAAATGCACCGTCAGGGTTTCGGCGTTGACCGGCTGGGCGACAAGGCCCACCAGGGCGGCGATAAGAGCGGGTTTGAACATGGAAGCCTCCATTGGTTGCGTTGCGATGAACCCGGTGTAGGACGGCCCGGCCGTGGTGGGGCAAAAGATGCGCGAAAGGGCCCTCTGCCTACGTCAACGGACCGTCGGTCACTGGCGCTTCGTGAATGGCATTGGCCAAATGACTGAATTATAAGCAATCGTCAGCGGCGAAGCGCGAATGCCTTGACCCGCGCGGGGCGGGTACTTATTTTAGCGGCATGGCCATTAGAGACATCATTACCGTACCCCATCCGCTGCTCAAGCAGGTGTCCAAACCCGTTGAAGGGGGCGTGACCGACGAGTTGCGCGCTCTGATGGATGACATGCTGGAGACCATGTACGACGCGCCCGGCATCGGGCTGGCGGCAATCCAGATCGGTGAGCCGATACGCGTCATCGTTATGGATCTTCAGGAGCGCCCGGACGACCTGCCCGAAGACGCCCCGGCACCGAAGCAACCACGTTACTTCGTCAATCCGGAAATCATCTGGGCCTCGGAGGAGCTGTCCACCTATGACGAAGGTTGTCTGTCGGTGCCCGAAGTCTATGACGAGGTGAAGCGCCCGGCGCGCGTGCGCCTCAAATATCTGAACTATCAGGGTGAAGAGGTGATCGAAGAGTGCGACGGCCTCTACGCCACCTGCATCCAGCATGAGATGGACCACCTGAACGGCGTGCTGTTTATCGACCACCTGTCGAAGCTGAAACGCGACCGGGCGGTGACGAAGGTCAAGAAGCTCAAAAAAGTCGCCTGATAATCCGGGTTGCCGGCCTGCAAAACATCATCTATCTGCCAGACGCCGCTCACGTAATTAAGTTCGTGAACGGCGTTTCTCGACAGCTAATATTTTTCGGCTCAGCCCTCCGAATTATCACAATACGTCTCTGAGCCGGGCGGAGTCATCCCATGCGTTTGGCCTTTATGGGCACCCCCGATTTTGCCGTGAAGGCCCTTGCCGAACTGGTTGCCGCCGGTCATGAGGTCGTCTGCGTCTATTCGCAGCCGCCCGCGCCCAAGGGACGGGGGCAGGTGCTAACCCCGTCGCCGGTGCATGCCTTTGCCGACAGCCTCGGCCTGCTGGTCCGCACGCCGAAGTCAATGAAGTCGCCGGACGCCATTGCAGAGTTTCAGGCGCTCGACATCGACGCGGCCATCGTCGTCGCCTATGGCCAGATTTTGAAGCGCGAGGTGCTTGAGCACCCCCTGCTCGGTTGTTTCAACCTCCATGCGTCGCTACTGCCGCGCTGGCGCGGGGCGGCCCCTATCCAGCGGGCGATCATGGCCGGTGACACGCACACCGGCGTGCAGGTCATGCGCATGTCCGAAGGGCTGGACGAAGGCCCCGTCATCCTGTCCGGCCGCGTCGAAATCGGGGCGCAGGACACCGCCCAGACCCTGCACGACAAGCTGGCTGGGCTGGGCGCCTCGTTGCTACCCGTCGCGTTAGCCGCCATCGAGCGCAGCCAGCCGGAGGGCGAGCCGCAGGTCGGCGAAGTCACCTACGCCAAAAAGATCACCTCCGAAGAGGCGCGCATCGACTGGAGCCGTTCGGCGCGCGAACTGGACTGGCACATCCGCGGCCTGTCGCCGTTTCCGGGTGCGTGGACGACACTGACGACACCCAAGGGCGAGCAGCGGCTCAAGGTGCTGATGTCGCGCGTTGATGAGGCGGTGACTGACGCCGGGCCGGGCACGCTGATCGGGCCGGGCTTGCGCCTTGCCACCGGCGACGGTGTGATCGAATTGCTGCGTGTACAGCGCGAAGGTAAGGCGGCGCAGGAGGCCGCCGAATTCCTCAACGGCGTGGGCTTGAGCGTCGGGGATCGTCTGGGATGAGGCGCAACACCTACACGTTCCCGGTGTGCCGGGGAGGGGGGCCGCACGAAGTGCTCAGCGCGGGGTGCGCTGGTGGTGGCCTGCCGTATGCTCCCCACCGTCTCGATACCTGATGGTATCGATCCACCTCGCCCAGCAAGCTGGGGGAGTTTGAAAGGTTCCGATTTCTGATGCCCCGCTATTCCTGCCTCGTTGAGTATGATGGCCGCCCGTACAAGGGGTTTCAGGCTCAGGACAACCTGCCGACCGTGCAGGGGTCGCTGGAGCGCGCCATTCTGGGTTTTTCGGGCGAAACGCTGCGCATTACGGCGGCTGGGCGTACCGATACGGGCGTCCATGCGTCGGGGCAGGTGATCACCTTCGACCTGCCGAAGACCTACCGGCCCGATGTGGTGCGCGACGCCATGAACGCCTATCTGATCCCCGAACCGATTGCGGTGCGCGAAGCGGCCATCGTCGATGACGACTTTTCGGCGCGCTTTTCGGCGACGGGGCGCATGTATCTTTATCGCATCCTCAACCGCCGCGCCCCGCCGGCGCTTGAGCAGGGACGGGTGTGGCACGTTAAGAAACCGCTGGACGCCGAGGTGATGGCTGACGCCGCTCAGCACCTGATTGGCCGGCATGATTTCACCACATTCCGTGACACGGAATGTCAGGCGGCGTCACCGATCAAGACGCTTGATATTGCGAGAGTGAAGCGGGTGGGGGAGGAGATTCACCTCGTCTTTGCCTCACGCTCCTTCCTGCATCGCCAGGTGCGTTCGATGACTGGCACGCTCGTCGAGGCCGGGATCGGCCGCTGGACGGCGGCCGATGTTAAGGCGGCGCTTGAGGCGCGCGACCGCCGCGCCTGCGGGCAGGTGGCCCCGCCAGAGGGCCTGTGCCTGACACACGTCACCTTTGAGCCGGAACCGGACTTCGAAAGCCGCAGTTCGATATAACCCTCCTGCCTATGCGCAGCATGGGGAGATGCCGAGCAACCGAAGCGCTTCGAAGCGTGGGGGTTAAGCGAACACCTTGAAATATTTGCTGATCAGCGCCGTATAGGCTTCGGTCAGGGCATAGAGGTCCTGCACCGGGGTCGCTTCATTGACCTGGTGCATGGTCTGGCCCACCAGACCGAATTCCACCACCGGGCACAGGGCGCGGATAAAGCGCGCGTCCGACGTGCCGCCTGTGGTTGACGGATCGGCTTCGACCTTCAGCACGTCGAGGATGGCGTTCTGAATGACATCGACAAACGGCCCGGCCTCGGTGAGGAAGGCCTCGCCCGAAATGGCGGCCTTCACCTCGATCACCGCACCGCTACGTTCAGCATGTCGGGCGCAAACCTCTTCGATCCACGCCTGCAAGGACGCGCCCGAATGGGTCGGGTTAAAGCGGATATTGATGCGTCCGCTGGCCGTTTGCGGGATCAGGTTGGTGGTCTTGTTCGCCACATCAAAGGTGGTGATTTCGAGATTGGACGGCAGGAAGCGTTCATAGCCCTCATCCAGCACGCGCCCGTCCAGTTCAGCCATGACGGCCACCAGCACCGGGATCGGATTGAGCGCGCGCTGCGGGTAGGCGACGTGGCCCTGCTTGCCCGTCACCGTGATCGTGGCATTGATCGAGCCGCGGCGGCCGACCTTGATCATGTCCCCCAGCACCGCCGAAGAGGTGGGTTCGCCGACGATGCAATGGTCGATGACCTCGCCCGTTTGCCTCAGGTGTTCGACGACTTTTTTGGTGCCGTCCAGCGCTTCGCCTTCCTCGTCGCCGGTGATCAGGAAGGACAGCGACCCCGGCACGTTGTCAAAGCGCGACACGGCCGCAATCCACGCCGCAATGCCGCCCTTCATATCGACGGCTCCGCGCCCGGTCAGCACGCCGTTTTCGATCGTTGCCGCAAACGGGTCCGAGCGCCAGCCATCAAGCGCGCCTTCGGGCACCACGTCCGTATGACCGGCAAAGCACAGGTTGGGCGAGGCCGTCCCGCGCCTCGCATAGAGGTTTTCAATCTCGCGGAACTTCAGCCGTTCACAGGCAAAACCGAGCGATTCCAGCGTCTGCTGCACCCGGTCCATCGCTCCGGCGTCCACCGGAGTCACAGACGGATGGTTGATCAGGGCCTTGGTCAATTCGACCGGATCGAGCGTGTTTTCGGGTATATTCGTCATGCCGCGTGGTGTAAGACGACTTTGCCGCGAACGAAAGTGAAAAACGGTCGCGGGCATATTTACCGGATATTGCCGTGACCCCTCCCGTTTCGCCTGAAATCGTTTCCGAGCCGCCTTTGCCGCCGGAATCGCAAAACCCGTTCCGCATACCCGCATATCGCAACTTCTGGATTGCTCGCCTGTGTTCGGTGCTGGGCTTTTCGTCGCAAAGCGCGGTCATAGCTTGGCAGATCTATGAGACGGCGCGCAAGGATTCAGGGATAGGCGAAGCGGCGCTTTATATCGGTTTGATGGGTCTGACGCAGTTCATCGCCATGTTCGCCTTCACGCTACCGGCGGGCATCGTGGCCGACCGCTATGACCGCAAAAAGATCATGGGCTACACGATCGCGGCGCAGGCGGTGATTGCCCTGGGCTATATGGGGCTGTCGGCACTGGATCATCCGCCGATTGCTGGGCTGATTGCCTTATCCTTCTTTCTGGGGGCGTCGCGTGCCTTTATCGCACCGGCCTCATCGGCCATCGGCCCGATGCTGGTGCCCAAGGCAATTTTGCCGCGCGCCATCGCCTCCAACGCCCTTGCGTTTCAAATCGGCGGTATCTCCGGGGCCGCGGTCAGCGGCCTGCTGCTCAGCGTTTCGGCTATGTTCGCTTACGGCTTTTCGGCGGCGCTGTTTGTCATCGGGGGCGTGCTGATCGCCACGTTGAAGGCCGATACGCACCCCGTCAATGCGCCGACCGGCTCCAAGATGGAGATGGTGCGTGAAGGCCTCATCTACATCTGGACGAACAAGATCGTCTTTGGCGCCCTGTCGCTCGATTTGGCGGCGGTGCTGCTGGGTGGGGCGACGGCGCTGCTGCCTATCTTCGCGCGTGATATCTTACACGCAGGAGAGATCGGCTACGGCGCGCTCAGGGCCGCCCCAGCGGTCGGGGCCATGATGACGGCCCTGTGGCTGGCGCGACGACCATTGAAGTACAAGGCAGGTAAATGGATGTACGGCGGCGTGGCGGTGTTTGGCCTGATGACCATTATCTTTGGCCTTTCGACCAACATCTTCGTGTCGGTGGCAGCGCTGGCCGTACTGGGCGCGGCCGATATGGTCAGTGTCTTTGTTCGCGGCACGCTGGTGCAGATCGTCACGCCCGATCCGATGCGCGGGCGGGTGGCCTCGGTGTCTTACCTGTTTATCGGGGCGTCAAATGAGTTGGGTGAGTTTGAAAGCGGCGTGGCGACTCGGCTTCTGGGGCCCATTGGAGCGGCCCTGTTCGGTGGCATCGGTGCGATACTGGTGACCGGTGCATGGATCAAACTGTTTCCAAGTCTTTATCGCGTGGATAAGCTAGAGTAGCTAAAAGCCTTTAAACAGACAATCTGCAGTGACGGCTTGGCTTGGCAATATGCCCATATAGCCGACGCTCGGCTTCGGGCAACTCATCCCGTCTGAAGCTTTTTCGAAGCGGAAAAGGCTCGGCAGAGCCGAGCTTTTCTTATTTGCTACTGGCTGCCGCGGCTGGTGGACAGGGCCGGGCGCAGTGGGATGTTCTTGCGTTCCGTCTTTGCGACCAGCTTGTTGGCCGCGCCGGAGTCTTCGTACTTGTACGGCGTCGTCTTCATAGCCAGCGCCTGAGACGGCAAATTGTCCTGAGTGCGCTTGAGGTCGGCCATAGCGATCATGGTGTCCAGCTCGTGCTTACGCGCCTTGAAGGCCACGAGGTCCTGACCGGCGAGGATGGTGCCCTGCGGCACCTTGGCGTCCTTCGGATTGATCGGGCGGCTCTTGTACCACACTTCAAAGTGTAGGTGCGGACCGGTCGAATTGCCGGTCGACCCGACATAGCCGATCAGTTCGCCCTGCTTGACGCGCTGACCGGGGCGGACCTTGATCTGCGACATGTGGGCATAGCCGGTGGCCCAGTCATTATTGTGCGACACGCGCACCCAGCGGCCATAGCCGCCCCACCATTTGGCATCGGCCACGACGCCGTCACCAGCAGCATAGATAGGGGTGCCTGTGCCGGCGGCAAAGTCGATGCCGGTGTGCATCTTCATAAAGCCCTGGATCGGGTGGCGTCGCATACCGAAGCCGGACGAGGTGCGGGCCGCCGCGACCGGTGTCGCCAGCAGGAAGCCTTTGATATTCTTGCCTGTATCGTCAAAGAATTGCGATTCTTTATCGCCCTGACGTTTATAGGAATAGAAGCGCGTGATGTGGCCCTTCGCGCTGATTTCGGCATAGAGCAGATTGCCGGATTCAACCACGCGACCGCTTTCGGTGACCTTGCGATCGAACACCAACTTAAACGTATCACCCGGCTGGATGTCGCGTTCAAAGTCGATCTTGTGCGCGAACAGCTTGAGCACCTGACCGGTGACGTTCGGCGTGGCGCCCAGCGCGGTGGCCGAGGTGATCAGCGAGCCGTCGATGGTGCCAATGGCGACGCGGCGTTCATCGCGCACCGACTCTTCGAGCGCGCGCAGGCGCATCGAACCGTCGTGGCTTGTGGTCAGGGTCAGTTGCTTGGCCGGGCCGGTGCGCACGGTCAGACCCAGAAGTTGCGCCGGAGAACGACCGTTTTCGGGGCGCGCGATGGCGGCCTGAAGGCTTAAGCCCTTGCCTACGTTGACCACGTCAAAGGCTTGAGACAAAAGGGATACAGCGGCATTGGCCTCGGTCGAGGAGACGCCCGAACGGGTCAGAGCTTGTGTGAGGGTTTCGCCGGCGCGCACCATTATCTGCACGTTGACGGGCTGAGTGAAGCCTGGACGCGCTGCGGCTTCGGCCAGAGCGCGGGTTTCAAGCGCCAGGGTCGCACTGGGGTCAAGGGTCGGCAATTCGCTCGGCAGCGGCTGATAAACGCGCCAGACCAGAGTGGCCACCGTCAAGGCGGTCGCGGAGACCAGCACCATCGGGGTCAGGCGCACAGGTTGGCGGCGAGGGTCGAGTTGAGCCATTACGATCCAAAAACGGTATACGAGGTTTACACAACGCGGGCTCTACTCAAAACGGAACCGTCCTCTCCGCCGCCCAGTTAGCCTGTATCTCCCTGTTTCAGGGAATGTGCGACCCGACAATATGCCGTAGACGCGAATTTGAAAGTGTTAACGCCCCTGCATACGCCGAAATAGGGCAAAAATGAGGCGGTCGCCGCCTCGCATATCGCCGTTTTCCATACGAAGGGGCGCAAAAGGGTTTGTCCCAATTAGGAGACGAAGGTTAATATCCGGCTTAAACCGGCCCTTTCAGGGCGCATATATGGGTTTTTTACGACACGGGACGCCATGAGACGGAGTGAGGCCGCAAGTCCATCACTTTGCGTAACGCACAATCAAAAAAGCGCACCGGCCGGCCGATAAAGGGGGCGTAATGTTCCGGATACGGTAAGAAAAAGAATCGGTTATGCGCCGTTTTTTTAAGAGTTCCGTGCCATAATACTGCCCTGAACCTTTCGTCCAACCGTTGATCCCGTGAGAGCTTGATCTGTTGCGCACCCTTATTCTGACCGATGCGCCTGAGGATGGAGGTGAGCTGTTGTTTCCTGTGCGGCTGCCGCCCCAGTCGAGTTTTACCCGTGCGGTCAGTAACGGAGGCGACACCCCTGCGCCACGCCCGAAAGGCGGCGGTGGGGGCGGCCAAAGGGGCGGTGGCGCCTCTGGCGGGCCGGGTGGCTCAGGCAAGCGTAAGCGCTATCTGAAGGCGGGCGGCTGGCTGCTGCTGACCCTTTGGGGCGCGGCGGCGGCGGGCGTGATTGCCTACGCGGCGCGCAAGGACATTGCCCGCGAGGTGGCGCAGGGCTGGCTGCGTTCGAACGATATTCCCTCAGAACTGCGCATTGACACCCTGAGTTTCGATCATGTGTCTGGCCGCATCGTGCTAGGCGAGGCCGGGCGGCCCGACCTGAAGATCGAACGCTTCGACATTGATTATGAGCTGAACCTGTGGCAGCTGGGGCAGCCGCTGACGCGCCTCAAACGCATTCATCTGGTCAAGCCGGAGTTGAGCTTTTCCTACGATAAAAAAGGGCTGGGTTTCGGACGTCTGGACCGTTTGCTGAAAGGCGGCGGCGGGGGCGGTGGTCCCTTGCCGGAAGAAATTCTGGTCGAAGACGCGCGCATTCGTGTGCGGACCGACTATGGCACGGTGGCTGCGACCGGCGGGCTCAGCCTGAAAGACGGTCGCCTGCGGGCGCTGGACGCCACCCTGATCCCCGGCGCGCTCAACGGCTCCCAATTGCAGGGGCAGCTTTCCGACGGGCATATCCGCATTCAGGCCGAACCGGACGCCGATGCGGGTGAGGCCCTGCGCATCGACGCCAACCTGTCTGCGGCGGAGCTGTTGTTCCTGGCGGCGCGCGCCCCTGATGCCGAACTGGGTGATCCCCTACCGCGCCTGAGCAGAGTGCACGCTGACCTTAATCTGCGGCTGCCCTATCGCCGACTGTCGGAGGCCGCCTCACGCAAATCGCCTCTGTCGGCTTTTGACGGCGTGGTCAGCGGTATGTTGGCTGTGCGCGCAGAGGCCATCGAAGGCGCGTCGTCAGTTCAGGGGCTCGACAGCACCATCGGTCTCAATGGCCGGGTTGATTTTGAAAATACGCGCGTGGCCTATTCGGGTGTTTCGCAGGTGATGGCGACGCTGGATGGCTTTACGAGCGGCACGATGCAAGGCCGCGCCGTACGGGTGTCGGCTCAGGATATGAAGCTGCATAGTGACCTAGCGCTCGATGCGGCCTCGGCACTGACGCTCGATGGCCCCATAAGCGTGAAGGCCGGGGCTTTTACGCAGGACGTCCTTTCGCTGAATAAGGCGGCGCTCGACCTCTCCGGATTTTCGCTTGCGCACGGCTCCGAAGGCACCGACCTCAGCTTCGAAGGCCGCGCCGTGGCCGCCCGCGCTGTGCAGGGGGATCTGAGCCTTTCCGGAGTGACCGTGCGGCTGGATGGCACGGGCCGCCTGAACCCGGATGCTTACGAAATCGCCCTGACCACCGATGTAAACGGCCGTCAGGGCAGCTATCGCGGTATGGGCGCGCTGGCCGCAGACCGCGCCAAGGCTTTGGCGGATGAACGTGTGGCCTTTGACGCCGCCAATGCCCGCCTGCCGGATGGCATACCGCCGGTGCCAGCCCCGCCGCCGGGCCCGGACCTGATGGTGCCGCTGCTGCGCGCCGCTGACCGTTTCAGTCTATCGGCCGAGACTGTGCGTGTGTCGCTGAGCGGGCAGGGCAACCGCCATCGCTTCGCCGTGCGTCCTAGCAAGCCGGTGCTGATCCGCCCGTTGGATGGCGGTGAGATTCGCCTCACGACAGAAGGCCAATCTTCCCTGATCGCCAGTGATGCGCGCAGCGTCTTTACAGTAGCGACCAGCGGAGAGACCCTGCCCGTGCTCAAGGCGCGGGTGTCGGACCTGGGTTTCGGAGCGCAGGGCGCGCTGGAGGGTCGCCTGAGCCTTGAGGCCGGTTTCAACTTCGCGCCGGTCTATGGAGCGCAGGCCAGGGCCAATGGCCGCTTTGTCTATAGCGTCGCGGGTCTGTTGCAGGTGCGTCTTGATGATTGCGTGCCCTTTACCGCTGACCGCGCCGATATTGGCGGTCGCCTGACTGCGGTGACCACGCGCCTGTGCCCGACGACGGCACCGATCCTGACCCTGAGCAACGGGCAGTGGCGCAGCGAAGGCCGTTTCGACAGCCTGACCGCTGCCGCGCCCGACTATCAGGTGACGCTGGCGAGCGGTGAGGGGGCCTTTACGGCCAGCAGTTTTGCGGACGCCGAGGGGCTGGGCTTTACGGTGGCGCTGAAAACCCTGAAGGCCACCGATGCCATGGACGCGCCGCGCTTCCATCCGGTCCTGATCGCCGGCGATATGGCGCAGGGCCGCAAGACGCTGGACGGCAAGCTCACCGTGACCTCAGCCGATGCAGCCGTCCAGACGCGCGCTGGCGGATCGCTGGCCGAAATCAGCCTGACGTCCGATGTGGCCAGCGGCCGGGGCCGCGCCGATGTTATGGCGACGAACCTGACCTTTGCGCCACAAAAGCTGCAACCGCTCGACCTGACGCCCATGGTAGCGGGTGTCGTGCAGCGCGACACGACGGGGCGCGTCGATTTTAAAGGGTTTGTCGCCTGGTCACCGGACGGTTCGACCTCAGGCGGCGTGCTGGGGCTGAATGAGATGGGCTTTACCGGCCCGGCAGGTCTGGTCGAGGGGCTAAACGGACGGATTGAGTTTACCTCTCTGGCTCCGCTGCAATCGGCACCGGGTCAGACCCTGACGATCCGCACCGTGACCAGCGTCGTGCCGCTGAAAGATGTGCGGGCGGTGGTGCAGTTTGCCGGGGATTGCCTGAAGCTCGAAAGCGCGCGCGTTACCAGCGACGGCGGTGATTTTGCCCTGGCCCCGATGGACGTGCCGTTCGATACGACCAAACCGATCAAGGGTGAGTTGAGCTTTGACAAGGTCGATTTCGGCAAGGTGGTGGCCTCAAGTCCGTTCGCCAAGGACGCTGAATTTACCGGCTTCGTGTCGGGCAAACTGCCGTTTGAACTGAGCGGCGGCAAGCTTAGTGTGCGCAAGGGCTATCTGCTGGGCGAAGGGCCGGGCCGCGTCTCGATCCGCCGCAATGCGGTGACAGCCGTGGCGGCTGAGGGCGGGACGGTCAGCAATGCCGATAAGGCCGCTGTCGCGGTGGCACCAACTCCCGACCCTGCCCCCAACATCGTCGAAGGCCTTGCCTATCAGGCCATGGAGCATCTGGCCTATGAAGAATTGTCAGCAGCGGTAAATACCGATGACAAGGGGCAACTGAACTTCAACTTCCGCATCGTTGGGCGCTATGATCCGCCGCAGCGCCGGGAAGCCAAAATCGGCCTGATCGACTATCTGCGTGGCACCTGGACACAAAAGCCCATCGACCTGCCCTCCGACACCAAGGTCAATCTCAACCTCGATGTCAGCTCCAATCTCGATCAGTTCCTTAAAGACTATGTCGAGGTGCAAAAACGCGGTGGTTTCGACTGGTCGAAGATCAAATAGACATAGTTGCGCGCCATAGCGGGCCGAGAATGTCTCTGTCATTCAGGCCCGGTTCAGCTTATAGCTGATATCCAGAATTCATGATCTCTTGCTTTGGAGCCCTTCATGTTGAAATCCCCTGTCGCCCGCGCGGGCATAGCCGCACTGTGTCTGGCGGGCGTAGCGCTCACGGCGGCCTGCACGCCAACGGTTCGCCTTCAGGTCGATCCCATCACCATTTACGCCAAGCTCGACGCCAATGTGCGTATCTCGCTGGATGAAGATGTGAAGGCCCTCGTCAAACAAAATCCGGACCTGTTCTGAGGAATTTGGCTATGAAAAAGACCCTGTTTTCGATCCTCAGCGCCGTCGTCGTGTCGTCGGCCGTGCTGACCGCGGGTGCTGCCCTTAACGCCCCGGCCTATGCCCAGTCTGCCGCCAAGGCGACCGTCGATGCCGCTAAGGCCGCCGGTACGGTGGGTGAACAATCCGACGGCTATCTGGGCCTCGTTAAAGACTCAGCCGACGCCGCCACCAAGGCCGCTGTCGATGAGATTAATGCCGGCCGCGCCCGCGTCTATGCCGAAGCCGCTGCCAAAAACGGCGTCTCTCCGGCCGCCGCCGGGGCTTCGGCCTACACGAACGTGATCTTCCCGAAGGTCAAAGCTGGGGAATATTACAAGGACGATTCCGGCAACTGGAAGCGCAAGTAAGCCTTCTGATTTCACAGCTTCTTAAAGGCCTTGTGGCAATGTTTGCCGCAGGGCCTTCTTCGTGCGTGAGTGGCATATGACGTGCAGGGCTTCGTCAAAATTCGCCTGACTGGTTTATTTCAGGACGCCCCGCACAGGAACCTGCCCCATGACGACACCCATTCGCGCTGCCGTTTCCCAGGCCTCAGCCGATAACATCCAGCCTCTGACTTCGCTGCGTTTCTTTGCTGCGGTATGGGTGATCCTCTATAGCTACTGGTCGGCGCTCGAAGGGGCCATCCCCATCGGTATCATCGAAAAGGGCTATCTGGGGGTCGATCTGTTTTTCATCCTTTCGGGCTTCATTCTAAGCCATGTCTACATGACGTCGCTGGGGGAAGGGCGGTTCCGCTACGGGTCGTTCATCGTCAATCGGCTGGCGCGGGTTTATCCCCTACATCTGGCGACGCTGTGCTTTGCTATCCTGCTGTGGGGTGCCGCGACGCTGAAGGGCATAAGCGTGGACAAAAATCTGGTCAACTGGCCGTCCCTACCGGCGCATCTGTTCCTCGTTCAGGCCTGGGGTCTTGCACCCGAAGCGTCATTCAACCACCCTTCCTGGTCGATTTCGGCAGAATGGTTCGCCTATCTCCTGTTCCCAGTCTTTGGCACGGTGGCGTGGTCGATGCGCGCCCGTCCGTGGCTGGCCGTCGGCCTGTCGGTCACCTTCCTCGTCAGCCTGTACATGATTTTCGAGGCCTTTATGGGCTTTAAGCTGACCTCGGCCACCGTCTTCTGGGGGGCGCTGCGTATCGTGCCGACCTTCATGCTGGGGTGCGCGCTCTATTTGGTGTGGCGCTCGGGCAAGCTGGCGCCGCAGGTGGCACTGATGGGGGCGGCGGCCTCCAGCCTGATCGTCATTGCCGCAGCCTCATGGCTGAAGATCGACGCCCTGATCGTGCCGATGCTGGGCCTGATGCTGTTGTGCGTGTCGCGCTTTGGTAATGGCGGCGTGATGGGCAACCGAGTGCTGGTCTATCTCGGCGAAGTGTCGTTTGCCATGTACATGGTCTATGTGCCGTGGAAGTGGGTCT
Coding sequences:
- a CDS encoding DUF2141 domain-containing protein encodes the protein MFKPALIAALVGLVAQPVNAETLTVHFSKLTPKGTLMVALYKGEEAYKGGKPAAAQQVTVSADTATATFDVEPGQYGLKMFHDVNGNGKMDTNPFGMPVEPFAFSNNAKGRMGPATWADAVFEVKGDTTQDIAF
- the fmt gene encoding methionyl-tRNA formyltransferase, yielding MRLAFMGTPDFAVKALAELVAAGHEVVCVYSQPPAPKGRGQVLTPSPVHAFADSLGLLVRTPKSMKSPDAIAEFQALDIDAAIVVAYGQILKREVLEHPLLGCFNLHASLLPRWRGAAPIQRAIMAGDTHTGVQVMRMSEGLDEGPVILSGRVEIGAQDTAQTLHDKLAGLGASLLPVALAAIERSQPEGEPQVGEVTYAKKITSEEARIDWSRSARELDWHIRGLSPFPGAWTTLTTPKGEQRLKVLMSRVDEAVTDAGPGTLIGPGLRLATGDGVIELLRVQREGKAAQEAAEFLNGVGLSVGDRLG
- a CDS encoding MFS transporter, yielding MTPPVSPEIVSEPPLPPESQNPFRIPAYRNFWIARLCSVLGFSSQSAVIAWQIYETARKDSGIGEAALYIGLMGLTQFIAMFAFTLPAGIVADRYDRKKIMGYTIAAQAVIALGYMGLSALDHPPIAGLIALSFFLGASRAFIAPASSAIGPMLVPKAILPRAIASNALAFQIGGISGAAVSGLLLSVSAMFAYGFSAALFVIGGVLIATLKADTHPVNAPTGSKMEMVREGLIYIWTNKIVFGALSLDLAAVLLGGATALLPIFARDILHAGEIGYGALRAAPAVGAMMTALWLARRPLKYKAGKWMYGGVAVFGLMTIIFGLSTNIFVSVAALAVLGAADMVSVFVRGTLVQIVTPDPMRGRVASVSYLFIGASNELGEFESGVATRLLGPIGAALFGGIGAILVTGAWIKLFPSLYRVDKLE
- the dapE gene encoding succinyl-diaminopimelate desuccinylase, which encodes MTNIPENTLDPVELTKALINHPSVTPVDAGAMDRVQQTLESLGFACERLKFREIENLYARRGTASPNLCFAGHTDVVPEGALDGWRSDPFAATIENGVLTGRGAVDMKGGIAAWIAAVSRFDNVPGSLSFLITGDEEGEALDGTKKVVEHLRQTGEVIDHCIVGEPTSSAVLGDMIKVGRRGSINATITVTGKQGHVAYPQRALNPIPVLVAVMAELDGRVLDEGYERFLPSNLEITTFDVANKTTNLIPQTASGRINIRFNPTHSGASLQAWIEEVCARHAERSGAVIEVKAAISGEAFLTEAGPFVDVIQNAILDVLKVEADPSTTGGTSDARFIRALCPVVEFGLVGQTMHQVNEATPVQDLYALTEAYTALISKYFKVFA
- the truA gene encoding tRNA pseudouridine(38-40) synthase TruA, which encodes MPRYSCLVEYDGRPYKGFQAQDNLPTVQGSLERAILGFSGETLRITAAGRTDTGVHASGQVITFDLPKTYRPDVVRDAMNAYLIPEPIAVREAAIVDDDFSARFSATGRMYLYRILNRRAPPALEQGRVWHVKKPLDAEVMADAAQHLIGRHDFTTFRDTECQAASPIKTLDIARVKRVGEEIHLVFASRSFLHRQVRSMTGTLVEAGIGRWTAADVKAALEARDRRACGQVAPPEGLCLTHVTFEPEPDFESRSSI
- the def gene encoding peptide deformylase, whose translation is MAIRDIITVPHPLLKQVSKPVEGGVTDELRALMDDMLETMYDAPGIGLAAIQIGEPIRVIVMDLQERPDDLPEDAPAPKQPRYFVNPEIIWASEELSTYDEGCLSVPEVYDEVKRPARVRLKYLNYQGEEVIEECDGLYATCIQHEMDHLNGVLFIDHLSKLKRDRAVTKVKKLKKVA